The sequence below is a genomic window from Ficedula albicollis isolate OC2 chromosome 2, FicAlb1.5, whole genome shotgun sequence.
AGCTTCAAGGTTCTTATATAactgtttgctttgctctggAAACAGCTGCCAAAAGGAACATAAGCAAAGTCTGGCTCCCTGTTTGATCAGCGCCTCCAGCCACACCACAAAGAACTCAATCACAGTTTGGGACCAATGTGATGGGATAATGTGTGTTGTACCAGCTGCTTTTCTCAGGGCTCAGGCTCACCTCTCTGCCCTTCTGTATCCTGCTCAGCCCCGTGGGCAGCCAGCCTTGCTGCCCCAGGGAAGGGGTTGATCCCAGAGCAGTGTGTGGTacttgtgggggttttttggtccCTGTGGGGAAGAGCTCTGTCCTTAGTCCTTTATGACTTCTGGCACTGAGTCTGATCCAGGCCTTTCCCAAGCTCCCCCTCGCCCACCCACCTCCCTGCCACCACTGCCCCCCTTGCTCTGCCGCTTTCTGGTGGGACTGCTGTGGGGAGTGGGGGCTCTTTGCAGAGAAAGCAAGCACCAAGAGAGAGTTTCCAGGCTGCCTGccacccctgtgctgtgcctaGTCTGTGCTGGTGATTGCACCTAGCAGCTGAAAATAAGCTCTTGGAAGAAGGGGAGGAGGTGATGAGGAATTGCCAAGCCAGGCTATTTATACTGGGTGATTCAGGCCTGTGCCTGAGTCCAGCCAGATGCAGGGGAGCTGGAACCCAGGAGCAGCCTGCAAAGGAGAAACCTTGAACCAGAGGCTCTTTGCTGCAATAGCTCGTTGGCTGTGTGGCTCAGACTCCTCAGGCTAGTTACCTGTGATGGACTGCACCTTCCCTCTCCGCTCTGCCACGCAGCGCTCGCTGCAGCCGGCTCGGTGGAAGAATGCCCACGGTGTGGGGTCCCACCACAGCgagcacagcctgagcccagGTGGCTCAGGACACCAGCACAGCCGCCTGGAGCCACTGGAGTGCCGGGATCTGCTGGTCCAGAATGCACTCTTCACTGGAGACCTGGACATGGTGCAGAAGTACTTCACCAAGGGCTCAGCCATCAACCTCATCATCGAGACCAGGGGTGATGTGCTGCGCTGGACTAGCAGTAAACGTGGTGGGTATGAAGGACTGGGACCTCAGGGGACAGAAAATGCCCAGGATGGGGTCCAAAAAGGGGGCTCAGGCACCTGAGAAATACATTGAAAGGAATCCTCAGAGGTGGAAAAAGGGTGAGGGAAGAAGGgcttgggaaaagcagctttagTGTGAGGAAGTTTCCAAGGCTGTACAACAAAGTGTAGCAGGCTTGTTGAAGGTGGCATGAGGCAGATCTACTGGGAAATAATAAGGCCACTGGAAGAGTCGCTGGAGAAGCACATTGTCAGGACTGTCTTGTTAGAGACTGCTGGGATGGATGTGGATACATGTGAGGTGGGGAGCATGCATGGGTGAAAAGGCATCAGAATGCTGTTGGGTTCCGTGAGAGATTAGACAAGGGGAGCAGAAATCCAGTCTGTGAGAAAGATGTTGGAAGCAAACTTTCCTCAGTGACAGGAGGTAGGAGCTGATCATTCTTGGTGTCTTTTTCCGTCTGTACATCTCACTGTACCTAGTCCAGGCACATCTTGGGGCTACCACACGTTTCCATACTCTGGTTCCTTTTGCTTACCTTCTCATCAACAGCACCTGTGAGCTCCTCAGTAAGCAGTGCAGGCTGTCCTGGGAGAGgtgtgctgggcagcctggaTGTGCCCttgttcttgctgctgcttaATAGAGATGTGGTGCAGGCAGGCTCCCAGAATTTGAGAGTCAAGTGAGGAAGGCCCCTAACTGTACCACCCTCCTCTACAGAAGGCTGGTGGCAAACCCACCCATACCAGAATGGAAGAGCtgtggatggagctgctctcccagagGAGCAGGCCAAGTGTCCAAGTGCTTAGTCAGTGTTCCGTGGGGATccactgcagcaggagacaAACAGGGTATGTGGGCTTGCAGATGCATGTGCTGCTACTTGTGAGTGgtgaagattattttttgaGTTGTGAGATTTGTACAACTCAGGTTTTGAGTTGTTTCAGTCCACTTAGGAATGAAATCACTAAAGGTATTACCCTTTGTGTAACTGAGACCATTTGTTAGTAAAACACGAATTGGGTGTTGTAACTCCTGTCTTATGCTAGGCTGGCAGACACTGGAGCAGCCAGTCTCTTGCTTGTAAAGGTTTGTGCCCCAAAGAAAATGGAACAGACAATGTAAAACAACCTCATGCAGAAATTTCTCCAATCAACAAAGTTTCAAGACAtgaaaaacccaaccaaacaagaTCATTCATCAGGCACAGAGCAAAAATGTGCTGCCAAATTTATCAGATAAGAATacagaacaaaaaccaaaacaaaccttCTTGCTACCTAAGGCTTGTGTCTATATCTCACTGGCTGTGTAGGGACAGGTTCTTCCAACTGATTCAGTGACCTTAACAGCAGGTTCCAGTGACCTTGTCTTTCCCACATGACCTCGCTGGTATTTTAAGGTGCCCAGAGGAAGTGTAAACTGTCTGGTGTCACTTGCAGCTTTCTGCCTCCTTGGTGCATGACTGGGAACCTCAAGCTCTTGTGGGGTACCTGCTTATATCCTTGGGCAAATAGAGGGTCCTGTCAGGTGAGAACATCTGCCAGGGACTTCCCTTTCTTTACTCTTTTGCAGGCTACATTTTAGTCAGACAAGGTGAagtctgcacacacagagcaatcTGGGTACTGTCAGCATAGAACTTGCTCATTTATTCTCATTACTGAGGAGGGTAAAGTTCCCTGTCTTACACTGTGCTCTGGTCCCCTGGTAATTGTTGGTTGGTGGTCTATTGAGGTCACTTAACTGGTGTTTAGCTGCGTGATCTGAGTAGTTCCATGACACAAAATCAGACTGAACTCTACCAGCCTTCCACACAGTTTGGCATGTTCTCTGGATCACGTGGTGTGGAGAATATGTACACAGTGTTAATGGCACATGAGTAAGGCACGCTCTTGTGAGACAGTGGGCgggctggctgtgtgcagcCAAGCAGGATCAGAGGGAAACACCAGCTCGGGTGACAGGACTGCCGTGAGCAAGTGAGCCAGGAGAGTGTCTGAGGACTGAAAGGGAACACTAAAGCTGTGCAGGGCCTCTGTGCAAGGCTGaatatcaagaaaaaaaggaagtgggGAGGATCTAAAGGATAATTACCTCAAATTTTTCCCATCCTTGTACCTATTTCTACCAATTCTTTGGCTTTGATTAAAAAGAGCTAATCCTGCAGCTTGTTTAAAAACCTTCTTGGTGCCAATGGCTCAGGTGCAACTGGTAAATGAATGTGCAGTGCTGGAGATGTGTGTGGAGCCAAGGGGTGAACAAAGGCATGGAGATGTGCGTGGAGCTGCTGAGGTTATGCTGTTGTGatctgagcagcactgggaaacaCACTGAGTAGATGTGAAACCATTTCCCTCTCCATTGTCTTAGTGATGTCCATCCCCATTTCTACCCTTCAGGCTCCCCTACCCTCCCTGAGGACTTTCCCTTcacagcagggcactgctgaggcactGCTGCCTGAGTGGAGAGCCTTTATCAGCCTCTTGGCCCCAGCGTTTGGTCACAAGGTTTCCCAGAATAGAACAGCTGAGACttgagctgtgcccagcctgagccAAAGAGGGGGGTGTGATGTTCCCCCTCCCTGTGCacaccctgggctggcaggcagGCTCTGGTGGGGCCGTGCCTCAGAGGCTGGCTGGggtgctccagcaggtcctGTCCAGGTCTCTGAGGAGGGTCTGGCTGGTtatgggcagcagcacaggcgGAGGAGATGAGAGCCAGGAGCCCATCCGCACACGGCAGGCCCATGGCCCTGCCCAGGTGTTCTGGCAggccctgctggctggggacCGGCGAACTGTAGCTGAGATCTTCAGAGATCCTGGGAACAACCTGAGCCCCAGTGCTGTGTTTGACACCAGTGACCTGGAAGAGTGGAAGAACTATCGCTTCAACCCCCGCGGGCTGAGTATGGGGGAGCAGTGGGGCTCAGTCCTTGGAGTGTGCTGTGGGGTGTGGCTCTTGCTGGGCTTGTGCTATGGCTGCTACTTGGGCTGCAGAGGAGTGAGAATGGGAAAAAGGCCATGGGGATGTGGCCAGGCTCTCCTGTGCTCCTTGTGGAAGGGGGATCCTATTTCTGAGAGCACAGGGTGCATCCAGGAAACCTGGGTCCTCTTACAGGGATTGTCTTAAGTGCTTGGGAACTGCCCAGTGTGcagcctgcactgctctgccagctgtCACTGCGGGTTGTGCCAGACTTTCACAACAGGAGTTAGATCTTTGAGATGGTTCAGTATGAACCTGGCcctggaaaacacagatgaCCACATAGTACCTCTGCAAGAAGGAGCTGAGAGGATGTAGTATGGAACATGCCATGCAGTCTGGGATGTactccagctccctctgggTAGGCAGCAAGAAGCACAGTTTAAGGAGCTTTTTTCCTGTAGCATCTGCAGGCTGTTAGACAGCACCAGCTCAGTGATGGTTTGTGCTTGGTCAGCAGCATCTTTGAGAGCCGGCACATTTCAGCCCTTGCTCTCTCCTAGGTCCTAGATGTCCATGTCTGCTGTAGCTAATTGTCTGCACCCTGCTCAGGGCTTGAGTCCTCATACATGTGTGTGGCCATTGGCTCTGACACCTCTCTACTGTCCAGCTCCTTGTGCTTGTGGTACTTCACACGGGGTGTTTAGCCCATCCACCTCGTTGCCATCAGCCCTGCTCCAGACTCTTCACCTGCTGCGTCCCTAACAACAGAACCCCCCTATACCCACCTGAGCCGCAGGTGAAGGGCACAGCACCCGGCTGCCGCTGCCTAGAGCTCCCCGCCTGCAAGGCTGTGTGCCCTGAGAGCCCTGTAGGGACCTCTGCCTTTGGCAGGCTAGTCCAAACACGGGCACCTTGCAGGGAAGGGACCTGAAGTCCCTCGAGGGGAAACACAAGTCTCTCGGGAGGACGTACATCAGGTGCTCGCGCACCGCACCTCCCTGAGCTCTCTCTCCCCGCAGGGCTGTGGTCGCTGAGCTACGAGCAGGAGCTGACCACGCCGCTGCACATCACGGCCAGCCGCGGGCACACGGGCTGCctgcggctgctgctgcagcgCGGCGCTGCCCCGGACCTGGCTCCGGGCGGGCGCACGGCGCTGCacgccgggggggggggggggggggggggggggggggggggggggggggggggggggggggggggggggggggggggggggggggggggggggggggggggggggggggggggggggggggggggggggggggggggggggggggggggggggggggggggggggggggggggggggggggggggggggggggggggggggggggggggggggggggggggggggggggggggggggggggggggggggggggggggggggggggggggggggggggggggggggggggggggggggggggggggggggggggggggggggggggggggggggggggggggggggggggggggggggggggggggggggggggggggggggggggggggggggggggggggggggggggggggggggggggggggggggggggggggggggggggggggggggggggggggggggggggggggggggggggggggggggggggggggggggggggggggggggggggggggggggggggggggggggggggggggggggggggggggggggggggggggggggggggggggggggggggggggggggggggggggggggggggggggggggggggggggggggggggggggggggggggggggggggggggggggggggggggggggggggggggggggggggggggggggggggggggggggggggggggggggggggggggggggggggggggggggggggggggggggggggggggggggggggggggggggggggggggggggggggggggggggggggggggggggggggggggggggggggggggggggggggggggggggggggggggggggggggggggggggggggggggggggggggggggggggggggggggggggggggggggggggggggggggggggggggggggggggggggggggggggggggggggggggggggggggggggggggggggggggggggggggggggggggggggggggggggggggggggggggggggggggggggggggggggggggggggggggggggggggggggggggggggccgcccgcGCCGCCTGTGCGCGCCTGCTGCTCCGCGCCGGGGCCGACCCCGAGGCGCTCTCCGAGGACGGCTACCGGCCCCTGCACCTCTGCCGGAGCGCCGACTCCATCGAGTAAGTACTGCTCGGGGGCATCCCAGCCCCTCAAGCCTTGTCCCGAGTGGGAGGGGTCCCTCCTCACCCCTGAAGGTGGGGCGGTGGGTGCGGAACGGGGGTGGCCTTGGTGCCTGTTCCCGGACCAGGATCACCTCTGAGGTCAAATGGGTGACTGCAAGCTCGTGTCCTTAGCAGATGCAGCTGAGGAGCCAGTGGTCACGCTGCTTTAAAAGGTCTGTGTGGAGTTAGCTGAAATTAGGGTGTCAGCTTAAATCCTGGTTTAAAACCACTGCTCCAGGGCATGAGGAGCAGGGGTTTTGGGACTCTGGGGAAAAGCTGCGGGATGGTACAGATGTGGGGGCTGAGAGGTAGGGAGGTAGGGATGAGAAATAGTCACCAAGTCACCTTTGGCCACACAGGTGTGTCCGGCAGCTGCTGCAGTATGGTGCCAGTGTGAACAGCCAGACAGAGGAGGAGAatgacacagcactgcatgtgGCATCACGGCTTGGCCTGGTAGAGCACGTCCAGCTGCTTCTGCACCACGGGGCTGAATTGGAGGTGAAGAACAAGGAGGGCCAAACGCCACTGaatgctgcctgtgctcagcaccaCCAGCCCCAGGACATGGACCGCTACTACCGCGtctgccagctgctggtggAGAGCGGGGCCAGCATCAACGCTGCGGACCGGGAGCAGCAGCGCCCGCTCCACCTGGCCTGCAAGAATGCCAATGCCCAAATCGCAGAGTTACTGCTGGCCCGCGGTGCCAACGTCAACGTCATGAACTatggtggcagcacagccctgcacaacATCCTGCAAGTAGCTGCCTACAAGCTGGAGCATCACCCCGAGCTGGTGGTGCGAGCGCTGCTCAACCATGGCGCCGTGCGCGTCTGGCCGGGCTCCCTGCTCAAGGTGAGGCCTCCAGAGGAttgtgcagggaggggaaggctGTGAGCATCGTCACAGCAGTGCTTGTTCCGTGGCAGCCTGCTCGctcttctgccctgctctgcccagggcctGGCAAGGGAGAACTGGCATTATTAGTACGAGAATCCCTGCTGTTTCCTCCTGGGGTGTGTTTTGCTGTAGAACTCTCCTGCTTCTGTCTGCTAAGGTGCGTGGACAGTACTCATCCAGTTTCCATAATTACTTGCTCTTGGTTCTTTTCCTCtggaggtgtttttttcttaagggcacaccctccagctcctgctgtccctgcaagACACCAGCAGACAGAGGGTTAATTTCCTGTCTTAATTCCTGAGCAGTGCAATAATTACCCAGCCCGGAGATCAGCAGATTGCTCTCCCCTTtgggaaaatacaggaaaatcaACAATTAACACTAATTAATCTCCTATTAACGCCAGATAATGAGGATCACTGGTACAGCCAGAATAGACTCTGACAGCTACTGCTGGCCTGGGCCATGGGGAGTGGCAGCCTGGAGCCAGGGAAATCTGCCTCTGTGCAGCTTTGCCAGGTGGGCTGTGCTCCAAAGCTGCCCTGTTGCTGGGTACATGGCGCTGGTGTGTCACCTGCACCTTCCTGAATGTGGGATGCACTAGAGATGTTGTACAAATACGTGTGAAGTTTTCTGGGGCTTTGTGCTGCCCTTGACATGGGAACAACACTGCTTTACACACAGCTACAGATGTCTGTGCAACCCTGCACCAAACAGGCACAATTCTACATCCCTGAGACCCTGGTGTGGCCCCTAACAGAGGCATAGTGTGTTGTGCTCTGGCTGATCACAAAATGAGTGCCAGTCCCTGCCCTTGAATGGCTCTAAGTACTGAAATGTGAGGTAAGGAGCCTAGAGTAAAGCAGAGTGTTAGTGCTTGTGAGCTGCTTGCAGCAGTGAAGCTGATGGAGATTATCACCCCAGCCATGTACAATGGTCCCCATGTCTGAGAAGCTGTGggggcctggctgtgctgaaggCAGTCATGCTGTGCATGTTGAGTGGTGGCTCAGTCCTCTTTGCAAAGAAGGATGCTCTGGTGCTTCATGTCTGCAGTGGTTTTTCTCTCCTGGGTCAGCATGAGAGAAGGACAGGAGTTCACCAGATTTACCACATCTGGATTGAGCAGTACTTTAGGAGGTGACAGTGGGGCTTGAAGGATCTTGCCCAGTGATGATGATCACTTGCTcttgatgccttaagttttagctttcatatttttcagactcTGAACTGCATTGGTGTGTGACTTTGAACTCCATATAAAGtgtcacaagttctcctcccagcacagTCGCActaaacaatccttttccagcccagaacCAAGGGcacgctgcagcttcagccccaagaactgcaaacagcagcaaattgaggagagaatctgggagggtgggagtgcagaacctggagctggaattggacaatGAACCCAAATATGTGAATGTAAACGTTACAAATATGTAAACgttataaaagtgtgaaaactcgtgaCCATCTCCGGTGGAGCCATGGCCGGGCTCTcgtactgcccaaggtgtatcctgTGAAGGCCTTTCAAGGTGTATCCTGTGAAGGCCTTTTCACAAGTCCCTGCTTTGTTCCTTTAACCCTGAGAGCCTCTAAACATCAACAGGAATTTTATCCTACAATATTCCACTGATGTATTTAACCCATTAATGTCATTACCTGCTCCATTAGTGGAATTGCTTGAGGCATTAACGGAGCTATTTGATGGGTTCAGtgctcctcagcagcttccaaaaccccagcaggagcacaccAGAGCCACCTTCCCCCAGCTGTGGGCTGCACCCTGGCTCCTCCCTGAAGGCACggctctctccctgcaggtgctgcagtcCTGCCACTCCTGCCCGCGCGCCATCGAGGCCCTGGTGAACAGCTACAGCCACGTGCGCGTCTCCGAGGACTGGGAGGCAGCAGTTCCAGCAGAGGTTGTGCAGGTAAGGGAGAAGACATGAGGAACACATGGCCAGGCTCtgatgggctgcaggggcagctgggcCTGGAGGGGGTTGGGCAGAGCTGGACTggccctgggggtggcaggacacagggatggtgctgctggggacagggaggatgCTCCACATGAAGCAAGTGGATCTCTTTGCATGCCTCTGgtcctttcctctctctgcagaaATACCCGTGTTTCTACCAGTCGCTGTTctccctggggcacagccctCGCTCTCTGCAGCACCTGGCTCGCTGCGCTCT
It includes:
- the ASB10 gene encoding ankyrin repeat and SOCS box protein 10, which gives rise to MDCTFPLRSATQRSLQPARWKNAHGVGSHHSEHSLSPGGSGHQHSRLEPLECRDLLVQNALFTGDLDMVQKYFTKGSAINLIIETRGDVLRWTSSKRGLWSLSYEQELTTPLHITASRGHTGCLRLLLQRGAAPDLAPGGRTALHAGGGAARAACARLLLRAGADPEALSEDGYRPLHLCRSADSIECVRQLLQYGASVNSQTEEENDTALHVASRLGLVEHVQLLLHHGAELEVKNKEGQTPLNAACAQHHQPQDMDRYYRVCQLLVESGASINAADREQQRPLHLACKNANAQIAELLLARGANVNVMNYGGSTALHNILQVAAYKLEHHPELVVRALLNHGAVRVWPGSLLKVLQSCHSCPRAIEALVNSYSHVRVSEDWEAAVPAEVVQKYPCFYQSLFSLGHSPRSLQHLARCALRTLLEGRLQLVLSQLHLPRALHQFLLLGFEDVLY